In a single window of the Cupriavidus basilensis genome:
- a CDS encoding ABC transporter substrate-binding protein: protein MQTKTIRRLFPLAATAIATLMASGTAFAQEVVKLGYTGPLSGGAALYGKNVLSGIQMAVDEINASGLEVKGKKVKLEVVSLDDKYAPAEAAINARRLVQQYKTPAVFVPHSGGIFALQAFNEQEKFLVMAYSSVPRITDTGNKLTIRIPPSYTGYIDPFIKAQMKRYGKNVALAPADHDYAKAWVQAFVPAWESAGGKVVANNPMSYTKATDFYSGVSRVLADKPDVMFVGGPSEPTALVVKQARELGFKGGFIVMDQAKLDEMAKVTNGLAMLEGAIGVMPLANDARPAAQTYNSKYKKLHDGRDATTEMSLNYTMVYALAGAMKLAGTTSDVAAIRARMPEAVKTLAKDANPNEIESIDAKGGTVADTVVGWVQNGKIAPVRLSELAK from the coding sequence ATGCAAACCAAAACGATCCGCCGCCTCTTCCCGCTAGCCGCCACCGCCATAGCCACCCTGATGGCATCCGGCACCGCCTTCGCGCAGGAAGTCGTCAAGCTCGGCTACACCGGCCCGCTGTCCGGCGGCGCCGCGCTGTACGGCAAGAACGTCCTGTCCGGCATCCAGATGGCAGTGGACGAAATCAACGCCTCGGGCCTTGAGGTCAAAGGCAAGAAGGTCAAGCTGGAAGTGGTGTCGCTGGACGACAAGTACGCCCCCGCCGAAGCCGCCATCAACGCGCGCCGCCTGGTGCAGCAGTACAAGACGCCCGCCGTGTTCGTGCCGCACTCGGGCGGCATCTTTGCACTGCAGGCGTTCAACGAGCAGGAGAAGTTCCTGGTGATGGCCTACTCCAGCGTGCCGCGCATCACGGACACCGGCAACAAGCTGACCATCCGCATCCCGCCGTCCTACACCGGCTATATCGATCCCTTCATCAAGGCGCAGATGAAGCGCTACGGCAAGAACGTAGCGCTGGCGCCGGCCGACCACGATTACGCCAAGGCCTGGGTGCAGGCGTTTGTGCCGGCCTGGGAAAGCGCTGGCGGCAAGGTGGTGGCCAACAACCCGATGTCCTACACCAAGGCCACCGACTTCTACAGCGGCGTGTCACGCGTGCTGGCCGACAAGCCCGACGTGATGTTTGTCGGCGGCCCGTCCGAGCCGACCGCGCTGGTGGTCAAGCAAGCGCGCGAGCTGGGCTTCAAGGGCGGCTTCATCGTGATGGACCAGGCCAAGCTGGATGAGATGGCCAAGGTCACCAACGGCCTGGCCATGCTCGAAGGCGCCATCGGCGTGATGCCGCTGGCCAACGATGCCCGCCCGGCCGCGCAAACCTACAACAGCAAATACAAGAAGCTGCATGACGGGCGCGACGCCACCACCGAGATGTCGCTCAACTACACCATGGTCTACGCGCTGGCCGGCGCCATGAAGCTGGCCGGCACCACCAGCGACGTGGCCGCGATCCGGGCCAGGATGCCGGAGGCGGTGAAGACGCTGGCCAAGGATGCCAACCCCAACGAGATCGAGAGCATCGACGCCAAGGGCGGCACCGTTGCCGACACTGTGGTGGGCTGGGTGCAGAACGGCAAGATCGCACCGGTGCGGCTGTCGGAACTGGCGAAGTAA
- a CDS encoding DUF6600 domain-containing protein: MFSDRRLGPGARALLLAAGIVFATWQLPALAQSADPSGRIGTVTDAAGNLSFAPAGSDDWAAAALNRPITTGDRLWVDNGGRAELHAGSTAIRLGSGTAVTVLNLDDSATQVKLTQGTLQLRVRALPPDQPVEVDTPNLAFVPSEPGDYRLDVAPDGTSTVVTMHHGTAVVYGDNHSLVMRRGDQIRFDGSDLAQDGSASNPPMDAFDQWALARDAREDGSPSARYVPREMTGSAELDSYGDWQEDPGYGAVWFPRVVAADWAPYSTGHWAWVAPWGWSWCDDAPWGFAPFHYGRWARVGERWGWMPGPVAARPVYAPALVGFIGGGGWNASIQIGNGPGVAWYPLGPREAYRPVYGASPTYITRINNVTVNDVTINHNVHNTYINRDVPGAITAMPARAFVQGQRVPPGARNVAWRDLPRGEANGAPPLAPVKASLVGPAPARPAPAAAMQGFARPAIAARPPGRPASDELAQRFARAGGAVPGAGPVWQGRGNGPAAIQAAPAPVRLSQAAQANHGRIAGGQVGGPAGGNFGNPAMAPQRAEGGIRPPMPQGLAGEHGAQPPAQGIDPRTRGWTTRPGQAGGMPPQNGQPAAPLQQAQPNGRGPQPEPQGMARGQQALQQQQDMQRQQQQRQAGDQQRAQQALQQQQEMQRQQQQRQAGDQQHAQQALQQQQEMQRQQQQRQMQEQQHAQQAAQQQAQQRQMQEQQRQQQAMQRQMQEQQRAQQAAQQQAMQQQAQQRQQQQQIQEQQRQQQVMQRQQQEQQRQQQDQQRQQQEQQKRQQELQRQQQHAAQPHPAAADAQPPHA; the protein is encoded by the coding sequence ATGTTTTCTGATCGCAGGCTTGGCCCCGGCGCCCGCGCCTTGCTGCTTGCCGCAGGCATCGTTTTCGCCACTTGGCAACTGCCGGCGCTGGCGCAATCCGCCGATCCCTCCGGCCGCATCGGCACCGTGACCGATGCTGCCGGCAACCTGAGCTTTGCCCCGGCGGGTTCGGACGATTGGGCAGCCGCGGCGCTGAACCGGCCCATTACCACGGGCGACCGCCTGTGGGTCGACAATGGCGGCCGTGCCGAGCTGCATGCCGGGTCCACGGCGATCCGGCTTGGCAGCGGTACCGCCGTGACGGTGCTCAACCTCGACGACAGCGCTACCCAGGTCAAGCTGACCCAGGGCACGCTGCAATTGCGTGTGCGCGCGCTGCCGCCGGACCAGCCGGTCGAGGTGGATACGCCCAACCTGGCGTTCGTGCCCAGCGAGCCAGGCGACTACCGCCTGGACGTGGCGCCCGACGGCACCAGCACGGTCGTCACCATGCATCACGGCACTGCCGTGGTCTACGGCGACAACCACTCGCTGGTAATGCGGCGCGGTGACCAGATCCGCTTCGATGGCTCCGACCTGGCGCAAGACGGCAGTGCTTCCAATCCCCCGATGGATGCGTTTGACCAGTGGGCCTTGGCGCGGGACGCTCGGGAGGACGGATCGCCGTCGGCACGCTACGTGCCGCGTGAAATGACCGGCTCCGCCGAGCTGGATAGCTACGGCGACTGGCAAGAAGATCCCGGCTATGGCGCGGTGTGGTTCCCGCGTGTCGTGGCGGCGGACTGGGCGCCGTACAGCACAGGCCACTGGGCCTGGGTGGCGCCGTGGGGGTGGAGCTGGTGCGACGATGCGCCCTGGGGCTTTGCGCCGTTCCACTACGGCCGCTGGGCGCGCGTTGGCGAGCGCTGGGGCTGGATGCCGGGCCCGGTCGCGGCGCGCCCGGTCTATGCGCCGGCGCTGGTCGGCTTTATCGGCGGCGGCGGCTGGAACGCGTCCATCCAGATCGGCAATGGTCCTGGCGTCGCCTGGTACCCGCTCGGCCCGCGCGAAGCTTATCGGCCTGTCTACGGCGCAAGCCCGACATACATCACGCGGATCAACAACGTCACGGTCAACGACGTGACGATCAATCACAACGTCCACAACACGTACATCAACCGCGATGTACCCGGCGCCATCACCGCCATGCCGGCGCGCGCCTTTGTGCAGGGCCAGCGCGTGCCTCCGGGTGCCCGCAATGTGGCCTGGCGTGACCTGCCGCGGGGCGAGGCCAATGGCGCGCCGCCGCTGGCACCCGTCAAGGCGAGCCTGGTCGGCCCGGCGCCCGCGCGGCCGGCTCCGGCCGCGGCGATGCAAGGCTTTGCGCGTCCGGCTATCGCGGCGCGCCCTCCGGGCCGCCCCGCCAGCGACGAACTGGCCCAGCGTTTTGCCCGCGCCGGCGGCGCGGTGCCTGGCGCCGGGCCAGTCTGGCAAGGGCGGGGCAACGGTCCTGCCGCCATCCAGGCTGCGCCCGCGCCAGTCCGGCTGAGCCAGGCAGCCCAGGCCAATCATGGCCGCATCGCAGGCGGCCAGGTCGGCGGTCCGGCAGGCGGTAACTTCGGCAACCCGGCCATGGCGCCGCAGCGGGCGGAAGGCGGGATCCGTCCGCCGATGCCGCAGGGCCTGGCAGGCGAGCATGGTGCCCAGCCGCCCGCCCAGGGCATCGATCCGCGCACACGCGGCTGGACCACGCGCCCGGGCCAGGCCGGCGGCATGCCGCCGCAGAACGGCCAGCCGGCAGCGCCCCTCCAGCAGGCACAGCCGAATGGCCGCGGCCCGCAGCCGGAGCCGCAAGGCATGGCTCGCGGCCAACAGGCGCTGCAACAGCAGCAGGACATGCAGCGCCAGCAGCAACAGCGCCAGGCGGGCGACCAGCAGCGCGCGCAGCAGGCACTCCAGCAGCAGCAAGAGATGCAGCGCCAGCAGCAACAGCGGCAGGCGGGCGACCAGCAGCACGCGCAGCAGGCGCTCCAGCAGCAGCAAGAGATGCAGCGTCAGCAGCAGCAACGGCAGATGCAGGAGCAGCAGCACGCGCAACAGGCAGCGCAGCAGCAGGCCCAGCAGCGCCAGATGCAGGAGCAGCAACGGCAGCAGCAAGCCATGCAACGGCAGATGCAGGAGCAGCAGCGCGCGCAACAGGCAGCGCAGCAACAGGCCATGCAACAGCAGGCCCAGCAGCGTCAGCAGCAACAGCAGATACAGGAGCAGCAGCGGCAGCAGCAAGTGATGCAACGTCAGCAGCAGGAGCAGCAGCGCCAGCAGCAGGACCAACAGCGCCAGCAGCAGGAGCAGCAAAAGCGCCAGCAGGAACTGCAGCGCCAGCAGCAACACGCTGCGCAGCCGCATCCCGCGGCGGCGGATGCGCAGCCACCCCACGCGTGA
- a CDS encoding putative bifunctional diguanylate cyclase/phosphodiesterase, producing MVARSEAKAGAPPNADIDPLTGVASRQAFLNTLEGRLRTEASPRCSLLLLGIDDFRAFNDMHGHAEGDEILRRVARRLRDASPRDAILGRVGSDEFAVLLPSIADPTLVRHVSAAILSLQTEPHEYGNRRHHVLASLGACVMPAGGDNASDALASASLALGRAKRDGGRTIRFFKPQMRTDVTTRLSLVQALRDAYAQRQFELLYQPQIDLRDGRVVGAEALMRWRHPTQGLLTPASFIDALAASSVAADVGVWLLHTACAQARMWSLGFADAPRVAINLFAAQLSESRLLTEVRHVLRELALAPERLELEITETIALQQGDEFSGQLQTLRRDGVTLTCDDFGTGYASLSFLKSFPVDRIKIDQSFIRNVTHNPVDAAIVRAMVNVGGSLGIGVVAEGVETVEQRDFLSENGCHEVQGYLYGRPMSADKFTEFLQQSAR from the coding sequence ATGGTGGCCAGGTCAGAGGCGAAGGCCGGCGCCCCGCCAAACGCGGACATTGATCCGCTGACGGGCGTAGCGTCGCGCCAGGCATTCTTGAACACGCTGGAAGGCCGCCTGCGCACGGAGGCTTCCCCGCGCTGCTCGCTATTGCTGCTTGGCATCGACGATTTCCGCGCGTTCAATGACATGCATGGCCATGCCGAGGGCGACGAGATCCTGCGCCGGGTGGCCCGCCGCCTGCGTGACGCCTCGCCGCGCGACGCCATCCTGGGGCGGGTCGGCAGCGACGAGTTCGCCGTCTTGCTGCCTTCCATTGCCGATCCCACCCTGGTGCGCCACGTCAGCGCCGCCATCCTTTCGCTGCAGACCGAGCCCCACGAGTACGGCAACCGGCGCCATCACGTGCTGGCCAGCCTGGGCGCCTGCGTGATGCCTGCCGGCGGCGACAATGCCTCCGATGCCCTGGCCTCGGCCAGCCTGGCCCTGGGTCGGGCCAAGCGCGACGGCGGCCGCACCATCCGCTTCTTCAAGCCGCAGATGCGCACCGACGTGACGACCCGCCTGTCGCTGGTGCAAGCGCTGCGCGACGCCTACGCGCAGCGCCAGTTCGAGTTGCTGTACCAGCCCCAGATCGACCTGCGCGACGGCCGCGTGGTTGGCGCAGAGGCGCTGATGCGCTGGCGCCATCCCACCCAGGGCCTGCTGACGCCGGCCAGCTTCATCGATGCGCTGGCCGCCAGCAGCGTGGCGGCGGACGTCGGCGTCTGGCTGCTGCACACCGCCTGCGCCCAGGCGCGCATGTGGTCGCTCGGGTTTGCCGATGCACCGCGGGTGGCCATCAACCTGTTTGCCGCGCAGCTTAGCGAGAGCCGGCTGCTGACCGAAGTGCGTCACGTGCTGCGCGAGCTGGCACTGGCGCCGGAGCGGCTGGAGCTGGAGATCACCGAGACCATCGCCCTGCAGCAGGGCGACGAGTTTTCCGGGCAGTTGCAGACCCTGCGCCGCGACGGGGTGACCCTGACCTGCGACGATTTCGGCACCGGCTACGCCTCGCTCAGCTTCCTCAAGTCCTTTCCCGTGGACCGGATCAAGATCGACCAGTCGTTTATCCGCAATGTCACGCACAACCCGGTCGACGCCGCCATCGTGCGCGCCATGGTGAACGTCGGTGGCAGCCTGGGCATCGGCGTGGTGGCCGAGGGCGTGGAAACCGTCGAGCAGCGGGATTTCCTCTCCGAGAATGGCTGCCATGAGGTACAGGGCTACCTGTATGGCAGGCCCATGTCCGCCGACAAGTTCACCGAGTTCCTGCAGCAGTCGGCACGCTGA